The Geobacillus stearothermophilus ATCC 12980 genome contains a region encoding:
- a CDS encoding NCS2 family permease, with the protein MRKYFQFDELGTNYRTEIIAGLTTFLSMAYILFVNPFTLSLGAVKDFPDELRIDQGAVFVATALAAAYGSILMGVLARYPIALAPGMGLSAFFAFTVVLHMGIPWQTALAGVFVSGIIFTILSLTGIREKIIDAIPIELKYAVSAGIGLFITFIGLQNAGIIVNNDATLVGLSDLKDGNTLLAIFGLFITVVLMVKKVNGGVFYGMVITAVVGMIFGLIEVPKQIVGAIPDISPTFGVAIEHLPDIFSWKMLGVVLTFFIVDFFDATGTLLAVANQSGLLKNNKLPRADKALLVDATAVMVGAVFGTSTTTSYIESSAGVAAGGRSGFSAVVTGILFLLALFFSPLLSVITAPVTAPALIIVGVLMASSIGKIDWEKFEVAVPAFFTLIMMPLSYSIATGIAVGFIFYPITMLLKGRGKDVHPLLYVLFVVFICYFVFLRE; encoded by the coding sequence GTGAGAAAGTATTTTCAGTTTGATGAGCTCGGCACGAATTATCGGACGGAGATCATCGCCGGGCTGACGACGTTTTTGTCGATGGCGTACATTTTGTTCGTCAACCCATTTACCTTGTCGTTAGGGGCGGTGAAAGATTTTCCTGACGAACTCCGCATTGACCAAGGAGCCGTCTTTGTCGCCACGGCTTTGGCGGCGGCATACGGGTCGATTTTAATGGGAGTGCTGGCCCGCTACCCGATCGCCTTGGCGCCGGGGATGGGGCTGAGCGCTTTCTTCGCCTTCACGGTCGTCTTGCATATGGGCATTCCGTGGCAAACGGCCTTGGCGGGAGTGTTTGTTTCCGGCATCATTTTTACGATTTTATCGCTCACCGGCATTCGAGAAAAAATCATCGATGCCATTCCCATTGAACTGAAATATGCCGTCAGTGCCGGAATTGGGCTGTTCATCACGTTCATCGGCCTGCAAAACGCTGGGATCATTGTGAATAACGACGCCACGCTGGTCGGATTGAGCGATTTGAAAGACGGCAATACGCTGCTCGCCATTTTCGGATTGTTCATCACCGTTGTTTTAATGGTGAAAAAGGTAAACGGCGGGGTCTTTTACGGCATGGTCATTACGGCTGTCGTCGGCATGATCTTCGGTTTAATTGAAGTGCCGAAGCAAATTGTCGGCGCGATTCCGGATATTTCGCCGACGTTCGGCGTCGCGATTGAACACTTGCCGGACATTTTCTCGTGGAAAATGCTTGGCGTCGTTTTGACATTCTTTATCGTTGACTTTTTCGATGCGACTGGCACCCTTCTAGCTGTCGCCAACCAATCCGGGTTGTTGAAAAACAATAAACTGCCGCGCGCCGACAAAGCGTTGCTTGTTGACGCGACAGCGGTGATGGTTGGGGCGGTGTTTGGCACATCGACGACGACATCGTATATCGAATCGTCGGCCGGCGTCGCTGCTGGAGGACGCTCCGGGTTTTCCGCGGTCGTGACGGGGATTTTGTTCTTGCTGGCGCTGTTCTTCTCCCCGCTCCTGAGCGTCATTACCGCACCGGTCACCGCACCAGCGCTCATCATCGTCGGGGTGTTGATGGCTTCGTCGATCGGCAAAATTGACTGGGAAAAGTTCGAAGTCGCCGTGCCGGCGTTCTTCACCTTGATCATGATGCCGCTCTCCTATAGCATTGCCACCGG